The bacterium genome includes the window TGCGGGCAGCTGGGTAGGATAATCGCCACAACGTCTCCGAGCCCGATTCCACGAGCCGCGAGTGATCCCCGCAAGCGGTCAGCCGCCTCCAACATGGCAGAGTAGGTGTACCTCTGTCCATTGAACGTCAGCGCTACGGCTTCCGGGTGTCGCTCGGCAAAGAGCCGAATCTGCCTCAGTAACGTCGGCACGATTTCTCTATGCTTCCTTCCTCAGAGAATATTCGACTATATGGCCACTTCCTTGATCCGGTCAAGGGAGCGATACTGAACGGCTTCCACCACATACGGCAGGGTGATTTCTTCTGATCCCTCGAGGTCAGCGATAGTCAGAGCGATCTTACGGATCCGGTGGTAGGCGCGCGCCGACAGTCCCATTCGTTCGATCGCTTGATGCAGTACATTCATGGAAGGGCCGTCGAGCGGGGCGAAGCGCTCGATCTCGCGACCGGACATGAGCGCGTTGCAGTAGAGGTCGGAACGCGCGTCCTGGAATCGTTCGCGCTGCCGCTTGCGGGCGAGGCTCACCCGAGTGCGGATCGAAGCCGAGTCCTCGCTGCTTTCTTTGGAAGCAAGGTCCTTCCAGGGGACCCGGGGGACTTCGACGTGGATGTCAATCCGATCCAAGAGCGGTCCCGAAACTCGGGTAAGATAGCGACGGACCTGCTCGGGGGTGCAACGGCATTCCCGTTCCGAGTCGGTGAGATACCCGCACGGACAGGGATTCATGGCCGCCACGAGCATGAATGAGGCGGGGTATGACAGACTGATCGCCGCACGAGAGAGCGTTACCACGCCGTCTTCGAGGGGCTGCCGCAACACTTCGAGGACGTTGCGGTGGAACTCGGGCAACTCATCCAGGAACAGAACTCCGTGGTGCGCGAGCGATACCTCTCCCGGACGAGGAATGATGCCTCCTCCAATAAGCCCGGCATCCGAGACGGTGTGATGAGGCGCGCGAAACGGCCGGCTTGCCACGATTGCCTGCCCCGGTTTCATCATTCCCGCCACCGAATGCACGCGAGTCGTTTCGAGCGCTTCTTCGAGTGAGAATTCGGGGAGGATGGACGGCAATCGGCGGGCGAGCATGGTCTTTCCGGAACCGGGCGGGCCGATCATCAGCACGTTGTGGCCACCGGCGGCGGCGATTTCCAGAGCACGCTTCACAGAGCTCTGGCCACGGACTTCCGAGAAATCGCCTACACTTACACGAGCCTCGAGAAACAGAGCCTCACGATTCACCGTAAACGGGCTGACGCGGTCGTCGCCATTCAGAAAGTCCACCGCATCGCGCAGACTCTCCATGGGATAGACGGCCACGTCGGGAACGAGGGCCGCTTCGCGGGCGTTCTCCACCGGTACGATCAGATTGCGGATGCCTTCATGTCGCAGGGAACTGGCAATCGGCAAGGCTCCCCGGATGGGGCGGACCTTTCCGTCCAGCGCCAGTTCTCCCAGTATGGCGATTACCCCCACTCCATTGGGCGTGACCTGACCCGAAGCCGCCAGAATGCCGATGGCCATGGGAAGATCGAAACCGCTTCCCTCCTTCCGAATGTCGGCGGGAGCGAGATTGACGGTAATCCGGCGCTGCGGGAAAACGAATCCCGAGTTCTTGATGGCGGCCGTCACGCGCTCGCGTGATTCCTTGACGGCACTGTCGGGCAAGCCCACCACCGCGAAAGCCGGCAGACCGTTTTCGAGATGGCTCTCGACCTTCACCTGATAGGCATCAATGCCCAAGAGCGCCGCGGAAAGGACTTCAGCAAACATGAGAATCGAGAGGTTTTTCCCACATCCGCCACTTTTTATAGGGAATCGCGCCCATCGCGATCAGTGCGTCATTCATGGGCTTGTTGTCCTCGAGAATCCATGAGAACTCGCCCCAATGATATCCGGCTTGATTGCCGACTTTGTAGGTTCGGCAATAGAAGACGGCATCCACTCCCCGCCCGCGATAGGCGGGATCAATGCCCATCAGGGGAATGCGGATCCGATTGAGCTTTCTGCGGCCGGTCAGCAGAGTGAAGATTCCGGTCGGAAAAAGACGGCCGTTGATTTTCTTCAGCAGGGGATGAACGTCCGGCAGAGCCAGACTGAATCCGACGGGCTGACCGCTTTCGTCCTCGGCGAAGAAGACCAATCGCGGATCGAAGATGAGCTTGAGCGAGTTCGCCATCTCGACGATTTCGCGGTCGCTCATCGGAACGAATCCCCAGTTGCCGGCCCAAGCGCGACGATAGAGATCCTGAATGCGCCGCACTTCCTCCCAGAACTCCTTTTTGCGGAAGGATCGCACGCGCAGTTTCAGGCGGGATTCGAGTTTTTCTCCGAGACGCATAATCCGTTCGCTGAACTGCCCTTCGCGCATTTCGTAGGCCAACAGGTCTTTGGCTTTGACGAATCCGCATTGTTCCGCGAGACGATTGTAGTAGGGCGGATTGTGCGTCGTCATGATGGCCGGCGGCGTATTGAATCCCTCGATCAACATACCGATCTCGTCGTTGACCGAGAAGTTCGCCGGACCGCGCATGACGTCCAGCCCGCGTTCCATAAGAAAGCGACCCGCGTGATCGAAGAGCGCGCGGGCAACATCCTCCGAGTCCACAGACTCGAAGAATCCGAAGAAACCCACACGATCCTTGTGGAAGCGGTTGTGGGCGTGATTAACAACGGCACAGATCCGGCCCACTACCTCCCCGCTCCGGGTGTCCCGGGCTACGATCGGTTCGACTTCCCCGTGTTCGTAGAAGGGGTGCTTAGGATCGAATCGAGACTTTTGATCAATCAGGAGCGGCGGGATCCAGGCCGGGTCCTGTCCCTGCACTTGCCACGGGAAGAGAAGGAAGGCCTTCCGATCCCGGGGTGTGCGAACGGGCTGAGTTTGAATCTCGATGAGCCGCTCCTCCGTGAAGGTGGAAGCGTCGGACGATCTTGGCCATCTTGTCCAACGCGAAATCGAGCTGTTCCAGTGTATGCGTGGACATAACCGAGAATCGGATCAAGCTCTGACCGGGCTGTACGGCGGGGGGGACAACCGGATTGATGAACACCCCTTCCTGCTGCATGGTCGTTGTAACCTGAAAGGCCAGCATTTCATCGCCGATTACCACGGGGATGATTGGAGTTTCGCTGACTCCGGTATCCAGTCCCAAAGTATTCAAACCTTCCCGCAGATAGCGGGTGTTGCGCCACAGCAGATCACGCCGCTCCGGTTCCGCGGTGATGATTTCGAGGGCCGCGATCACCGCCGCCACCGAAGCGGGCGGCGGGCTGGCCGAGAAGATCAGCGCCCGGCTGTGATGCTTGAGATATTCGATAACATCCTCGGAAGCCGCCACAAATCCGCCGATTGAGGCCAGAGACTTCGAGAAGGTTCCGACAATCAATTCGACCTGATCGTTGAGTCCGTAATGCGGGGCGGTGCCGCGTCCCTGGGGTCCCAGAACGCCAATGCCGTGTGCATCGTCAAGCAACAGGTCGGCACCATGTCGCTCGCAAACCTCAAGAATCTGGGGCAGCCTGACGATATCCCCCTCCATCGAGAACACACCCTCGGTAACCACCAGTTTCGGCTTGTCGCCGAGTCCGGTCAGGACGCGGTCGAGATCGCGTTCATCATTGTGACGAAACTTGACCATCTTGCCGAAAGACAGGCGCGCACCATCAATAATCGAGGCATGATCGAGCGAATCCGTGACGACAAATCCGTTGCGCTGGACCAGAGTCGCGATGGCTCCGAGGTTGGCCTGAAAGCCGGTGGAAAAGAGCAGCACGGCTTCCTTCTGAATGTACTCGGCCAGCCGCTCCTCACATTCCACATGGATCGCGAGGGTTCCATTCAGAAATCGGGAACCGGCACAACCGGAACCGAACAAACGGACCGCGGCAATGGCCGCTTCCTTTACCTTGGGATGGTTGGTCAGCCCCAGGTAATTATTCGATCCGAGCATCAATACGTCTTGGCCGTGCATTTTGACCATCGTGTCCTGATCGGACTCGATGGCGCGGAAATACGGATAGACACCCGCTGCTCGCACCTGGCGGGCCGTTTGGAACCGAGCTACCTTTTCCGCAATTCGCACGTAATAATCCTCATTTCAGCGGTTCGCGCTCACGACCGAACCATTCCGATACGAAGGGCAGCGAAAACGTCTGACCGCGAACGACGTGGACAATACCCACTAAGGCAATGATGACACATATAAAAATCACTACGTCCCATACCGCCGGCAAATAGCGAAGTATGAGCGCGAAAACCTCGGCTACGAAGAGCAGAATGCCGAGTCGAATATGTCCGGTCACAAACGGACTGCGGTCGGTTCGGACAAAGGGAATGAGACAGAGAACCGGAACGTAGGCAAGCACGGCGAGAAGCTTGTCCTCTTCGGGGATCTCGGTCTGCGGTTGTGGCGATGGCTCGCTATGATTCGGCATGGTCATCTCAAGAACTTGGTACCCCCGACGGGACTCGAACCCATGCTCCCGGCTCCGGAGGCCGGTGCTCTATCCAACTGAGCTACGGGGGCAAGCAGAAAGGACTTCTTTATTCATTAAATATACTTTAGATACATGGAAAACGCAACTCTTAAGTTATTCTAACACTGTTCACCGATAACCGGTTTCTATAAAGATAACAATAGCATAGGGTCAGCATCGTGGGACTTTGAGGAAATCCATAGCGAACAGACAGGCTGTTAGGAGGAGTACTCAGCCGTACCCTCACCAAGAAGAAATGGAATGGCTCCCTCATAGATTTCCTCCATCTGCTCGACCGGCATGGCGATCCAGTCATTGATGACCAAGAGATCACCCCCCACCCGACCAAGTATCTGAACGGGCACACTGTGCCGTTCGGCCGCATGACGAAAACCCGACCACTGGCCATGCTCAACCGAAACCACCACACAACCCGCGCTCTCGGCAAATAGGGACTCAACGGCTCTGCCTTTCCAGGGAAACGTCAACACACAACCCAATTTCCCGGCAATGCACATCTCGGCCACCGTGACGGCGAGACCTCCTTCCGACAGATCATGAGCCGATTTCACAAGGCCGAGATCGGCAAGCTCGGCGAGCAGCTCGATCAATTGGAGATTCGACTCCATGTCCAGGCGAGGCGGTGCACCGGCAACCGTTCCGTGGATTACGCTCAGAAACTCGCTGGCTCCGATATCCGGTCCCGGAGTGCCCAGTAGCGCCACAAAGTCTCCCTCGTCCTTGAAGCCCATCGCAACCGTCCGATCCACGTCTTCAATGAGACCGACCATTCCGATGACGGGAGTCGGCAGCACGGATTTGTCGCGCGTTTCATTGTAGAAGGAAACGT containing:
- a CDS encoding YifB family Mg chelatase-like AAA ATPase, which produces MFAEVLSAALLGIDAYQVKVESHLENGLPAFAVVGLPDSAVKESRERVTAAIKNSGFVFPQRRITVNLAPADIRKEGSGFDLPMAIGILAASGQVTPNGVGVIAILGELALDGKVRPIRGALPIASSLRHEGIRNLIVPVENAREAALVPDVAVYPMESLRDAVDFLNGDDRVSPFTVNREALFLEARVSVGDFSEVRGQSSVKRALEIAAAGGHNVLMIGPPGSGKTMLARRLPSILPEFSLEEALETTRVHSVAGMMKPGQAIVASRPFRAPHHTVSDAGLIGGGIIPRPGEVSLAHHGVLFLDELPEFHRNVLEVLRQPLEDGVVTLSRAAISLSYPASFMLVAAMNPCPCGYLTDSERECRCTPEQVRRYLTRVSGPLLDRIDIHVEVPRVPWKDLASKESSEDSASIRTRVSLARKRQRERFQDARSDLYCNALMSGREIERFAPLDGPSMNVLHQAIERMGLSARAYHRIRKIALTIADLEGSEEITLPYVVEAVQYRSLDRIKEVAI
- a CDS encoding pyridoxal phosphate-dependent aminotransferase family protein, encoding MRIAEKVARFQTARQVRAAGVYPYFRAIESDQDTMVKMHGQDVLMLGSNNYLGLTNHPKVKEAAIAAVRLFGSGCAGSRFLNGTLAIHVECEERLAEYIQKEAVLLFSTGFQANLGAIATLVQRNGFVVTDSLDHASIIDGARLSFGKMVKFRHNDERDLDRVLTGLGDKPKLVVTEGVFSMEGDIVRLPQILEVCERHGADLLLDDAHGIGVLGPQGRGTAPHYGLNDQVELIVGTFSKSLASIGGFVAASEDVIEYLKHHSRALIFSASPPPASVAAVIAALEIITAEPERRDLLWRNTRYLREGLNTLGLDTGVSETPIIPVVIGDEMLAFQVTTTMQQEGVFINPVVPPAVQPGQSLIRFSVMSTHTLEQLDFALDKMAKIVRRFHLHGGAAHRDSNSARSHTPGSEGLPSLPVASAGTGPGLDPAAPD
- a CDS encoding N-acetyltransferase yields the protein MEIQTQPVRTPRDRKAFLLFPWQVQGQDPAWIPPLLIDQKSRFDPKHPFYEHGEVEPIVARDTRSGEVVGRICAVVNHAHNRFHKDRVGFFGFFESVDSEDVARALFDHAGRFLMERGLDVMRGPANFSVNDEIGMLIEGFNTPPAIMTTHNPPYYNRLAEQCGFVKAKDLLAYEMREGQFSERIMRLGEKLESRLKLRVRSFRKKEFWEEVRRIQDLYRRAWAGNWGFVPMSDREIVEMANSLKLIFDPRLVFFAEDESGQPVGFSLALPDVHPLLKKINGRLFPTGIFTLLTGRRKLNRIRIPLMGIDPAYRGRGVDAVFYCRTYKVGNQAGYHWGEFSWILEDNKPMNDALIAMGAIPYKKWRMWEKPLDSHVC